A single Coleofasciculus sp. FACHB-T130 DNA region contains:
- a CDS encoding dolichol-phosphate mannosyltransferase, protein MSKTWRDVTSDPSNSDSKAKINQYRFPLLVILAGVLFSLFLQSQLPNDVFFSGDAGLKALLAKQFSSGQFRFDLNLPVEDWVRNLWQSGLYPFQEPFVYNRFGQYFITFPFTFPLVTAPFQALFGYRGLYIVPLIATWAVWVSFYFACRRLKLKAFSTAIALAILIFASPLSIYSAMYWEHSLAVALCFHGMATLLIPGTEGLSKKDAVLSGVFIGLSVWFREEILGIVAFLTVLVYAASFLKLKKVQFLARRKELFVVSTFLTIAIFFVLNTLIYKHPLGMHSVQIVEKFSLVDRLLVAVANFNQMSSGLFEYFPLTLFAILYLGVSLFSRQKLKLSLGMTVIYAICFLFTVAVAVMVPAGAGGKQWGSRFLLVLVPLICLVAIKEFEFVRRLANRSIKKIGTVIFLVLFIIGVYKNTYSGTAYLSKNYQGISPAIQFLRSQPETVVAMSNQYVAQVLQAPLLEKVFFLTKEPQDLQTLGEVLLEQKKEKFIYVCYYTRSCQISEKKPEEVKLPLKNQQFTMEFLPLGKYGNYPIFQASIGQRSPAAPASSSSAVPAFSNRR, encoded by the coding sequence ATGTCAAAAACGTGGAGAGATGTTACATCCGATCCTAGCAATTCTGATAGTAAAGCTAAAATCAACCAATATAGATTTCCTTTACTTGTCATTTTAGCGGGCGTTTTATTTTCACTGTTTTTGCAATCGCAACTCCCAAACGATGTCTTTTTTAGTGGAGATGCTGGGCTTAAAGCTTTGTTAGCGAAGCAATTTAGCAGCGGGCAGTTTCGCTTTGACCTAAACTTACCTGTAGAAGACTGGGTTCGGAATCTTTGGCAAAGTGGATTATACCCGTTTCAAGAACCGTTTGTTTATAACAGATTTGGGCAGTACTTCATTACCTTTCCGTTTACTTTTCCCCTTGTTACCGCACCTTTCCAAGCGCTTTTCGGCTATAGAGGATTATACATCGTTCCCTTGATTGCTACTTGGGCTGTATGGGTAAGTTTTTATTTTGCTTGCAGACGGTTGAAATTAAAAGCTTTTAGTACAGCGATCGCGCTTGCCATCCTAATTTTTGCTTCCCCTTTATCTATCTATAGCGCGATGTATTGGGAACATAGCCTCGCTGTAGCGCTTTGCTTTCACGGAATGGCAACTTTATTAATACCGGGAACAGAAGGGTTGTCTAAAAAAGATGCTGTATTAAGTGGGGTATTTATTGGCTTATCTGTTTGGTTTAGAGAAGAAATTCTAGGCATCGTCGCGTTTTTGACTGTCCTGGTTTATGCTGCATCTTTTTTAAAATTAAAAAAAGTTCAGTTTTTAGCGAGAAGAAAGGAACTCTTTGTTGTCAGCACATTTTTAACGATTGCCATCTTCTTTGTGCTGAATACATTGATTTATAAGCATCCTCTAGGAATGCATTCCGTTCAGATAGTAGAGAAATTCTCGCTAGTCGATAGATTATTAGTGGCGGTGGCAAATTTTAATCAAATGAGTTCTGGCTTGTTTGAGTATTTTCCCCTAACCTTATTTGCAATTTTATATTTAGGAGTGAGTTTATTTAGCCGACAAAAGCTAAAACTAAGCTTGGGAATGACGGTTATCTATGCAATCTGTTTCTTATTTACTGTAGCGGTTGCGGTAATGGTTCCGGCTGGTGCTGGAGGCAAACAATGGGGGTCTCGATTTTTGCTGGTTTTGGTACCGCTAATTTGCTTAGTCGCAATCAAAGAGTTTGAATTTGTCCGGAGATTGGCGAACAGAAGTATCAAAAAAATAGGTACGGTTATTTTCTTGGTGCTTTTTATAATTGGGGTTTATAAAAACACCTACTCCGGTACGGCTTATCTCAGTAAAAATTATCAAGGGATTTCTCCAGCTATTCAGTTTTTGCGATCGCAACCAGAAACAGTAGTCGCGATGTCCAACCAATATGTTGCTCAAGTTCTCCAAGCACCCCTACTTGAAAAAGTATTTTTCCTGACGAAAGAACCTCAGGATTTACAAACTTTGGGCGAGGTGTTACTTGAGCAGAAAAAAGAGAAGTTTATTTATGTCTGCTATTACACTCGTTCCTGCCAAATCTCTGAGAAAAAGCCTGAAGAGGTAAAGCTGCCTTTAAAAAACCAGCAGTTTACGATGGAATTCTTACCTTTAGGAAAATATGGGAATTATCCTATATTCCAGGCATCGATTGGGCAGCGATCGCCCGCAGCGCCAGCCTCATCCTCTTCTGCGGTTCCTGCCTTCAGCAATCGAAGATAA
- the cofH gene encoding 7,8-didemethyl-8-hydroxy-5-deazariboflavin synthase subunit CofH, producing the protein MTTKTVDAILERALAGGDLSQEEGVVLLKQTDPDVQSAIRETSDKLRLRQAGETVTYVINRNINFTNICEQHCSFCAFRRDEDEEGAFWLESPQILEKAADGVRRGATEICMQGGLHLGAKINGASLPYYLQLVKTIKEEFPQLHLHAFSPQEVQFIAREDGLSYESVIAALRDAGVGSMPGTAAEVLNDEVRRVLCPEKLDTATWLEIVGTAHKLGMPTTSTMLSGHIETPEQQMQHLDKLRSLQQTAVTQGYPARISEFILLPFVGQEAPKPLRRRVGRDQPILEDALLLTAVARIFLGNWIPNHQPSWVKLGLAGAVEALKWGCNDIGGTLMEEHITTMAGAVGGTCMEVETLQSAIRSLGRPYQQRDTLYRVLKRDTVAVLS; encoded by the coding sequence GTGACGACTAAAACTGTTGATGCCATTCTTGAGCGTGCCCTGGCAGGTGGCGATTTGTCACAAGAAGAGGGAGTTGTACTATTAAAGCAAACCGATCCAGATGTCCAGTCAGCGATTCGGGAAACATCTGATAAGCTGCGACTCAGGCAAGCGGGTGAGACTGTCACCTACGTGATCAATCGCAATATTAACTTCACCAATATCTGCGAACAGCACTGTAGTTTCTGCGCCTTTCGCCGGGATGAAGACGAAGAAGGCGCATTTTGGTTAGAGAGTCCCCAAATTTTGGAAAAAGCGGCTGATGGAGTCCGGCGGGGGGCGACGGAGATTTGTATGCAGGGGGGACTCCATCTTGGGGCAAAAATTAATGGTGCTTCTTTGCCTTATTACCTGCAACTGGTGAAGACAATCAAAGAGGAATTTCCCCAACTGCACCTACACGCCTTCTCTCCCCAGGAAGTGCAATTTATTGCCAGGGAAGATGGTCTTAGCTACGAGTCGGTGATTGCGGCGCTGCGAGATGCCGGTGTTGGCTCAATGCCGGGAACTGCGGCGGAAGTTTTGAACGATGAAGTGCGGCGCGTCCTTTGTCCGGAAAAGCTAGATACCGCAACTTGGCTGGAAATTGTGGGGACAGCACACAAGTTGGGAATGCCAACCACTAGCACCATGCTTTCCGGTCATATAGAGACACCAGAACAGCAGATGCAGCATTTAGACAAGTTGCGATCGCTCCAACAAACGGCTGTTACCCAAGGATATCCTGCCCGGATTAGCGAATTCATCCTATTACCTTTCGTCGGTCAAGAAGCCCCCAAACCCCTGCGTCGTCGAGTGGGGCGAGATCAACCAATTTTAGAAGACGCCCTGTTGCTGACTGCTGTGGCGCGAATTTTCTTAGGAAATTGGATTCCCAACCATCAACCCAGCTGGGTGAAACTCGGTCTCGCGGGTGCGGTAGAAGCTCTGAAATGGGGCTGCAATGACATCGGCGGCACCTTAATGGAGGAGCATATTACAACAATGGCTGGGGCAGTGGGTGGCACCTGCATGGAAGTGGAAACTTTGCAGTCAGCGATTCGTTCATTAGGGCGTCCTTACCAACAACGGGATACACTCTACAGAGTGCTAAAGAGGGACACGGTTGCTGTTCTCTCCTGA
- a CDS encoding DUF3352 domain-containing protein: MPQKNQRSLLTVAAAVLLIAGGAVTYWLLMQRNLFQADVPVGAEMVPQDTLLAVSVSTDEKQWQQLRQYGTPASQAAFGKQLAELEKNLLTANGYNYQQDIKPWVGKEVTIAFLSQQLPQNPNAVPVGQQSVVMVLPIENPLQAKQALEKYRNPTSSKFVERIYKGIKIRETQGSSAQNFSTTLLERSLIVSTDPKGTERVIDAYKGGASLADTPGYAEALGKIKAGAPFAKVYFNVPVATAMAATYSARSLSPQNLASVQQRQGVGATVTLEPQGLLFKGVSWLKPNSETKYVVENNAKSMPRRLPGNTLIVTSGGNLQQLWQDYVQGAQANPLIRVSPEQMKAEIRSKLGQDLEQDLLPWMKGEFSLALIPTPPGTPSILGAGVAFLVQTSDRPRAEKSLKQLDEVMAQQYKFQVQETTLNGQPIVNWTSQLGGLAATHGWLDGNVAFLTLGAPVASTLVPKPQATLADSELFKQAIPQQLNDKNGLFFIDVDRTINAGNLSLSQVDPNQKIFTNAIRSIGVTGGISSDRSSRFDIFVNMKKVGDLSPSPKASLSPSPSPSP; encoded by the coding sequence ATGCCTCAGAAAAATCAACGTTCCCTTCTGACTGTGGCAGCTGCCGTGTTGCTGATTGCTGGCGGCGCAGTAACTTACTGGCTGCTGATGCAGCGGAATCTATTTCAGGCTGATGTCCCGGTGGGTGCCGAGATGGTTCCCCAGGATACCTTGCTCGCCGTGTCAGTCTCGACTGATGAAAAGCAATGGCAGCAACTGCGGCAATATGGCACTCCCGCTAGCCAAGCCGCATTTGGCAAACAACTCGCCGAACTGGAAAAAAATCTCCTCACCGCTAACGGCTACAACTACCAGCAAGATATCAAGCCTTGGGTGGGGAAAGAAGTCACGATCGCTTTTTTGTCACAGCAGTTACCCCAGAATCCCAATGCTGTCCCGGTTGGTCAACAATCGGTGGTGATGGTATTGCCAATTGAAAATCCTCTGCAAGCAAAGCAAGCGCTAGAAAAATATAGAAACCCGACCTCTAGCAAGTTCGTTGAACGCATTTACAAAGGCATCAAGATTCGAGAAACCCAAGGCAGTTCTGCCCAGAATTTCTCAACGACGCTGCTAGAGCGTTCCTTAATTGTTAGCACCGATCCGAAAGGGACGGAGCGTGTCATTGACGCTTACAAAGGCGGTGCCTCCCTAGCGGATACTCCAGGTTACGCAGAGGCTTTGGGGAAGATTAAAGCGGGTGCGCCGTTTGCCAAAGTGTATTTTAATGTGCCGGTGGCAACAGCAATGGCAGCCACCTATTCAGCGCGATCGCTTTCTCCCCAAAATCTCGCCTCGGTTCAACAAAGGCAGGGAGTCGGCGCGACGGTGACACTGGAACCGCAGGGACTTCTGTTTAAAGGAGTGTCTTGGCTGAAGCCGAATAGCGAGACAAAGTATGTGGTGGAAAACAACGCCAAAAGTATGCCTCGGCGTCTCCCCGGCAATACTCTGATCGTGACCTCTGGTGGCAATTTGCAGCAGTTGTGGCAAGATTACGTCCAAGGTGCCCAAGCGAATCCGCTGATCCGGGTTAGCCCAGAACAGATGAAAGCCGAGATTCGGTCTAAATTGGGTCAAGATTTAGAGCAAGATTTGCTGCCTTGGATGAAAGGCGAGTTTTCTCTGGCTTTAATTCCCACACCTCCCGGAACTCCCTCGATTTTAGGTGCTGGGGTGGCGTTCCTGGTGCAAACAAGCGATCGCCCTAGAGCTGAAAAATCCCTCAAGCAGCTGGATGAGGTGATGGCACAGCAATATAAGTTTCAGGTACAAGAAACGACGCTCAACGGTCAACCAATCGTCAATTGGACGTCGCAACTCGGTGGCTTAGCCGCCACTCACGGCTGGTTAGATGGTAATGTTGCTTTCCTGACATTAGGGGCACCCGTTGCTAGTACCCTCGTCCCCAAACCCCAAGCGACTTTGGCGGACAGCGAGTTATTCAAACAAGCGATTCCTCAGCAGCTCAATGACAAGAACGGTCTGTTTTTCATTGATGTTGACCGTACCATTAACGCTGGGAATCTGTCGCTCTCGCAAGTCGATCCAAATCAAAAAATCTTTACAAACGCGATACGCTCCATTGGCGTCACGGGTGGCATCAGTAGCGATCGCAGTAGCCGCTTTGATATCTTCGTCAACATGAAGAAAGTTGGAGATCTCAGTCCTTCGCCAAAAGCCAGTCTCTCTCCCAGTCCTAGCCCTTCTCCTTAA